The Ferrimicrobium acidiphilum DSM 19497 genome contains the following window.
TACGAGTACAACAAGTATCTCCAAGGTCACATAGCAGCGCCGAGTTCGCTAGGTCAGCTCTTTACTAAGAGTTACACCACCGATTCTGTAGTCACCACGTTGCAATCCAGCTTGCAACAGACGGCGTACAAGGCACTGGGTTCGCTCAAGGGCGCTGTCGTCGCCCTTAACCCAAAGACTGGAGCCGTGTTGGCGATGGCGTCGAATCCAACCTATAATCCGGCCCCATTGGCGTCTGCGAACGGAACCACGGAGCAGAATGCTTGGAAGAGTTACATCTCAAACTCGCAGCAGCCACTCTTGAATCGAGCGATCTCACGTGCCTATCCACCCGGTTCGACCTTTAAGATTGTCACGACGTCTGCCATATTCGACCATGATCCGAAGTTGGCTCGCGTCAACTTCCCACCAGTAGCCACGATTGCGCTTCCGCAGACCAGCCATCATCTGCATAATTATGCCTATGAGGTGTGCGGAGGTGAGCTCCCGGTGCTCTTGGCGGTATCATGTGACACCGGTTTCGCACAGATCGGCCTGCGCCTAGGGGCCTCGAACCTCCATAACGAAGCCGAGAAGTTCGGCTTCAATCAGGTCCCTCCGATCGATCTACCTGGAGCGGCCGCTTCCACCTTCCCCTCCACCTCTTTCTTCTCGCAGAATCTTCCCCAGCTTGCGTTTTCAGCAATTGGCCAGGGAAATGATCAGGCGACTGCGTTGCAGATGGCCTTGGTTGGAGCTGGGATTGCAAATAACGGTACTATCATGGCTCCGCATCTACTTGGGCGTGTCATCTCGAGCCAGGACGCCACCGTTACCTCGTTCCAACCCAAAGTGTGGAAGGTTGCTACATCGCCATCGACCGCTGCCAAGGTCACTCAGCTGATGGTGGGCGTAGTAAAGAGCGGTACAGCGGCCGGTATTGCGCTGCCAGGGATACAGATTGCTGCGAAGACAGGCACAGCTCAGACGACGTTGACTAGCCACTCCAACATCGTTGGACAGTCAGACAACTGGATGGTTGCGTTTGCGCCAGCTCAGAATCCAAAGATCGCTGTCGCAGTCGTCGTGCCCAAGCAGCCGGGTCTCTCGGCTAATCCAACGGGAGCACAGTATGCAGGGCCGATTGTGAAGGCAATGCTTGCAGCAGCGCTAGGAGTCAAATCGTGAAAGTTGGGCTAGATGACTGAAGACCAGCAGGGTCAAACCTTTGGAACACGCTATCGTCCAGAGCGTTTGATTGCTCGTGGTGGAATGGCCGATGTGTACGAGGCGCGTGATCTACTCCTGGATCGACTTGTCGCGCTAAAGGTTCTGTTCCCCGAACTCTCCACCAACCCCACCTTTGTGGAGCGATTTAGGAGAGAGGCACAGTCGGCGGCTGCGCTTTCACACCCCAACATCGTCTCTGTTTATGATTGGGGCCCGGCGAACTCCACCTACTTCATCGCCATGGAGTTGGTGACTGGATCCACACTCGCCGACGTCATCCGTGAGTCGGGCACGGTAGCGCCTGGCCGCGCAGCCG
Protein-coding sequences here:
- a CDS encoding peptidoglycan D,D-transpeptidase FtsI family protein; translated protein: MRRRITLVGALFLLIFALLFLQLNDLQIAKANSLANAPGNYSAIIKAFSTPRGQILTANGQVMAGSVPSTSQYKYQRVYPHGSLYADVTGYYSLIYGTSGLEYEYNKYLQGHIAAPSSLGQLFTKSYTTDSVVTTLQSSLQQTAYKALGSLKGAVVALNPKTGAVLAMASNPTYNPAPLASANGTTEQNAWKSYISNSQQPLLNRAISRAYPPGSTFKIVTTSAIFDHDPKLARVNFPPVATIALPQTSHHLHNYAYEVCGGELPVLLAVSCDTGFAQIGLRLGASNLHNEAEKFGFNQVPPIDLPGAAASTFPSTSFFSQNLPQLAFSAIGQGNDQATALQMALVGAGIANNGTIMAPHLLGRVISSQDATVTSFQPKVWKVATSPSTAAKVTQLMVGVVKSGTAAGIALPGIQIAAKTGTAQTTLTSHSNIVGQSDNWMVAFAPAQNPKIAVAVVVPKQPGLSANPTGAQYAGPIVKAMLAAALGVKS